One window from the genome of Vicugna pacos chromosome 21, VicPac4, whole genome shotgun sequence encodes:
- the GPR161 gene encoding G-protein coupled receptor 161 → MSLNSSLGHRKELSNLTEEEGGPGGGGVTEFIAIIIITIFVFLGNLIIVVTLYRKSYLLTLSNKFVFSLTLSNFLLSVLVLPFVVTSSIRREWIFGVVWCNFSALLYLLISSASMLTLGVIAVDRYYAVLYPMVYPMKITGNRAVMALAYIWLHSFIGCLPPLFGWSSVEFDEFKWMCVAAWHREPGYTAFWQIWCALFPFLVMLVCYGFIFRVARVKARKVHCGTVVIVEEDAQRNGRKNSSTSTSSSGSRKNAFQGVVYSANQCKALITILVVIGAFMVTWGPYMVVITSEALWGKNYVSPTLETWATWLSFTSAICHPLIYGLWNKTVRKELLGMCFGDRYYREPFVQRQRTSRLFSISNRITDLGLSPHLTALMAGGQPLGNSSSTGDTGFSCSQDSGTDVMLLGDYPSEETPPSHCTCPPKRRSSVTFEDEVEQIREAARNPVLHVRAEVHKSLDSYAASLARAIEAEAKMNLFGEEALPGVLLAARTVPGAGFGGRRGSRTLAGQRLQLQSIEEGNVLAAQQR, encoded by the exons ATGAGCCTCAACTCCTCCCTCGGCCACAGGAAGGAGCTGAGTAATCTCACTGAGGAGGAGGGCGGCCCCGGGGGTGGCGGCGTCACTGAGTTCATcgccatcattatcatcaccattttCGTCTTCCTGGGCAACCTGATCATCGTGGTCACATTGTACAGAAAGTCCTACCTCCTCACCCTCAGCAACAAGTTCGTCTTCAGCCTGACCCTGTCCAACTTCCTGCTGTCCGTGTTGGTGCTGCCTTTCGTGGTGACCAGCTCCATCCGGAGGGAATGGATCTTTGGCGTGGTCTGGTGCAACTTCTCCGCCCTCCTCTACCTGCTGATCAGCTCGGCCAGCATGCTCACCCTTGGGGTCATTGCTGTCGACCG CTACTATGCTGTCCTGTACCCCATGGTGTACCCCATGAAGATCACGGGCAACCGAGCCGTCATGGCACTTGCCTACATCTGGCTTCACTCCTTCATTGGCTGCCTGCCGCCTCTGTTTGGCTGGTCATCGGTGGAGTTTGACGAGTTCAAGTGGATGTGTGTGGCTGCGTGGCACCGGGAGCCTGGCTATACCGCCTTCTGGCAGATCTGGTGTGCCCTGTTCCCCTTTCTGGTCATGCTGGTGTGCTATGGCTTCATCTTCCGTGTGGCCAGGGTCAAGGCACGCAAGGTGCACTGTGGCACCGTGGTCATCGTGGAGGAGGACGCGCAGAGGAACGGGAGGAAGAACTCcagcacctccacctcctcctcgggCAGTAGGAAGAACGCCTTTCAGGGTGTGGTGTATTCGGCCAACCAATGCAAAGCTCTCATCACCATCCTGGTGGTCATTGGTGCCTTCATGGTCACCTGGGGCCCCTACATGGTTGTCATCACCTCTGAGGCCCTCTGGGGGAAGAACTATGTCTCTCCGACCCTGGAGACCTGGGCCACATGGCTGTCCTTTACCAGTGCCATCTGCCACCCCCTGATCTACGGACTCTGGAACAAGACGGTTCGCAAGGAACTACTGGGCATGTGCTTTGGGGATCGGTATTACCGGGAACCGTTTGTGCAGCGGCAGAGGACTTCCAGGCTCTTCAGCATTTCCAACAGGATCACAG ACCTGGGCCTGTCCCCACACCTCACGGCGCTCATGGCAGGCGGGCAGCCCCTGGGGAACAGCAGCAGCACTGGGGACACCGGCTTCAGCTGCTCTCAGGACTCAG GCACGGATGTGATGCTGCTCGGGGACTACCCGTCTGAGGAGACCCCGCCCTCCCACTGCACTTGCCCACCCAAGAGGAGGAGCTCGGTGACCTTCGAGGATGAAGTGGAGCAGATCAGAG AAGCTGCCAGGAACCCTGTTCTTCACGTGAGAGCCGAAGTGCACAAGTCCTTGGACAGTTACGCAGCCAGCTTGGCCAGAGCCATAGAGGCCGAGGCCAAGATGAACTTATTTGGGGAGGAGGCTTTGCCGGGGGTCTTGCTGGCCGCACGGACCGTCCCGGGGGCTGGCTTCGGGGGCCGCCGAGGCAGCAGGACCCTGGCCGGTCAGAGGCTGCAGCTGCAGAGCATCGAAGAGGGCAACGTTCTAGCTGCACAACAGAGATGA